The DNA region AATCCCTCATAGGTTCGATTTAAGACCAACCGCTTACTACGAGTGTGTGCACTGTAATGAAGATTTCAATCCCTCATAGGTTCGATTTAAGACGCGACCTGACATTCCTTCATACTGCGGACTGGCATGCATTTCAATCCCTCATAGGTTCGATTTAAGACGTAAAAATGATTTCAGAGGGTGTTGACATTCCACGATATTTCAATCCCTCATAGGTTCGATTTAAGACCACTCTGTGCCCAGCTCGTTATTATTGTGCTCATAATATTTCAATCCCTCATAGGTTCGATTTAAGACATACGAGGTATCTACGCTCCTTCTGTAGGGCACATGAATTTCAATCCCTCATAGGTTCGATTTAAGACAGAAACCCTTCAGTATTTAGAGGAAGCTATTCTGAATTTCAATCCCTCATAGGTTCGATTTAAGACCAGGTTTTTTACCCGTCTGCACAGTTCTTCATTTTGTCATTTCAATCCCTCATAGGTTCGATTTAAGACCATATCATAGCAATCAGGATCGACCTCGGTATAGCATTTCAATCCCTCATAGGTTCGATTTAAGACTGAACCGGTTTCGGCCTTTAATTTCTGGTAGGATGATTTCAATCCCTCATAGGTTCGATTTAAGACTCACACGGTTTAAGAGCGGTGACGCCCCTAAAGCGGAATTTCAATCCCTCATAGGTTCGATTTAAGACCTATTTCAGACGATACAAAAGATGATCAGATTGAGAATTTCAATCCCTCATAGGTTCGATTTAAGACCAACAAAGATGGATCTCGAGAATGAGATTAATCAATTATTTCAATCCCTCATAGGTTCGATTTAAGACAATTTCACCGTGAAAACCAAGAGTGCTGCCACAACATTTCAATCCCTCATAGGTTCGATTTAAGACTTTGTGTGTCTGACATCTGATAGCCTTCGACAGTTTATTTCAATCCCTCATAGGTTCGATTTAAGACGAGCTTAAAGAAGTCACTCTCTCGGGTGATTATGGATTTCAATCCCTCATAGGTTCGATTTAAGACCCGTACAAAAACATGCGAAAACGGGCTAAAAATAAAGAAAAACATATTGTAAAAATCGTCGAGGACAGATAGTGTAAAAAGTGTGCAGTTTCGACGACTAAATGAATGTGTCGGTATCGTTTTTATCTTTACCGATTACATTCCGGGTTGTATAATTTCGTGAATCAAAAGTGTAATATATAACAGAATCTTCAGAACTGTTAATTATGTTTTTCACTTTTGCCCTGATTTCCTCAAATCCTGAGTTAGTTATTTCACCCTCGAATACTGAATTTTGCACCCACATCAGACGGGTCCTCAAATAGTTTAATATTTTTATTCCCCGTTTCGGGTTTGCAATGTCATAAACCATAATTATATACATAAATCACCACCAGATTACAAAAGGTTTATACTCTTTGTCACCAAGCAGGTGTTTAATCAGTTTATACGCTTCCAGCCTGATTAACTGCCTGTAACTAACGCTTCGCTTAAGCGTTCTGTGCTTGATAGTTGTTTTAAGTTTCTCGTCGAATTCTTTCAGAAAGATTTTTCGTCCTTCCTCTTTAAGGTGACAGAAATTCAGCTCTTTAGTAAAATGCTTTTGCTGAATTATTCCTTTGTTGATCACAGAAAATATTATTCTGTCAGTAAGCAATGGTTTAAATATCTCTGCCAAATCCAGACTCAGGGAGTATCTCGCAGTACCCGGCTCATGAAGGAAACTGATAGTTGGTGTAAGCTGAGTTTTGTGCAACTCTGAAAGAACCACATTATACACGAGCGAATTCCCGAACGAAATCAAAGCATTAATTGGATTCAGGGGTGGCTGCTTACTCCTTTTATCAAAATGAAAGCCAGGGTTAAGAATTTTGTTCCAGCACTGGTAATAAGTCTGCCGTATGTTCCCCTCTATACCCATGATCTCAGCAACTGTTTTCGCCGCGGGAAGTGTGTCCCTTAATCCGTTAATGACCCCGATTTCCTCTTTTAGATCGCAGTCTCTGACATTATAATAGTTGAGATTCTTCAAAATATTCGCACTTGCTCCCAGTATCAGTTTCGACGCAAGCTCTACCCTCTTCTCTTTTTTGGAGTAGTGCATAACCTGATTTACAGTAAGTTTTCCTGAAACAAGTGTCTCCTTCGGAACAAAGGACCCCGTATAATTGCCGTAATAATTGTAGAAGTGCAGAAGAATCCCCTTCGTGGCACAAAAATTAATGAAACGGGTGTTAAACTTTATCTCTCCAAACGAAAAAATGGCTTCAATATCCTCAACAGGGATCGGTTTCCGTGTAATTCTTTGAGGCTCCAGTACCTCGCTCTCTTCAGAATAAGCCTCATTTTCATCCCCTGCCGAGAACTCCTCCTCTTCACCATTTACAGAGTCTCCGGGGTCTTCATAGCCAGGTTCAAAATAAAGTGTATTATTTCTCCGCATCAGTTTTCCGGATGAAAATATATAGTAGTTCCTTTTCAAATCAATTCCTCACTAATCAACATAACAGAGTTCAAAATAGCTGCACCGCCTGCAGAACTTCTTGTGAATGACCTCGGGAGGACTCTCCAACCGTATGATCGACTCAATCTCAGGAATTATCCTGTCAAATACTTCCCTCTCCTTGTCACTCAACTTTACCCGCAATCTTTTCTTGAGTCTGGGGTAATCAATAATACCCGTTACATCAGTAATACCCTTTGATTCGAGGACATAAATGTAATACTGCACCTGCCTCACATGCAACATTTCCATTTTATCTGTCTTCTTAATCTCATGAATGACCTTCCTTTGCCTGTCAAAATAATCAAGTGAGATGCCCTCGATCCTGATCTCATGATTCTCCCGTTTATAAGTGTTCTCAGATATAAACCTGCCAACCGCCACGGTGTCGGAATTGAATTCCATGTTAATGTGGTTTGAGAATAACCACAGGTGCCTTTTACAGTGAAAATAATACTGGAGTTGAGTTCCTGTAATCATATGAAGTTAATATCGTCCGTTCCGTCTATCACATCACTCTCAATCCCGTTTTCGAAAGTGTAAACATTAGAGTACTCCCTTAAATAGAACAGATCTCCGACGAACTCGCCATATTTCTCAACAGCTTTAAATTCCTTTCCGTATCGGGACACACTGAAAGAGAAATTCGACATTAGAGCTGCAATATTTTTTAT from Bacteroidota bacterium includes:
- the cas2 gene encoding CRISPR-associated endonuclease Cas2, translated to MYIIMVYDIANPKRGIKILNYLRTRLMWVQNSVFEGEITNSGFEEIRAKVKNIINSSEDSVIYYTFDSRNYTTRNVIGKDKNDTDTFI
- the cas4 gene encoding CRISPR-associated protein Cas4 — its product is MITGTQLQYYFHCKRHLWLFSNHINMEFNSDTVAVGRFISENTYKRENHEIRIEGISLDYFDRQRKVIHEIKKTDKMEMLHVRQVQYYIYVLESKGITDVTGIIDYPRLKKRLRVKLSDKEREVFDRIIPEIESIIRLESPPEVIHKKFCRRCSYFELCYVD
- the cas1b gene encoding type I-B CRISPR-associated endonuclease Cas1b, encoding MKRNYYIFSSGKLMRRNNTLYFEPGYEDPGDSVNGEEEEFSAGDENEAYSEESEVLEPQRITRKPIPVEDIEAIFSFGEIKFNTRFINFCATKGILLHFYNYYGNYTGSFVPKETLVSGKLTVNQVMHYSKKEKRVELASKLILGASANILKNLNYYNVRDCDLKEEIGVINGLRDTLPAAKTVAEIMGIEGNIRQTYYQCWNKILNPGFHFDKRSKQPPLNPINALISFGNSLVYNVVLSELHKTQLTPTISFLHEPGTARYSLSLDLAEIFKPLLTDRIIFSVINKGIIQQKHFTKELNFCHLKEEGRKIFLKEFDEKLKTTIKHRTLKRSVSYRQLIRLEAYKLIKHLLGDKEYKPFVIWW